One segment of Macrotis lagotis isolate mMagLag1 chromosome 1, bilby.v1.9.chrom.fasta, whole genome shotgun sequence DNA contains the following:
- the FAAP24 gene encoding Fanconi anemia core complex-associated protein 24 encodes MEKEATFSGTGLIHVPFGHVVGCEKWRGSQLAQGMQGKIKLIFEEDLTLVDFHLSNRFCILYITEADLVAGNGYKKRIVRLRNASNLHGIIIVEKTQLSEQYFTAVQKFVVLELGMALLPVSNQMEASQLIIQLVHEQTKERHRNPFLRKKSCQLSESSVLQTVQQIPGVGKVIALLLLQEFASIQKMCNASIQELEEVVGHTLAEKIHMFFTQSR; translated from the exons ATGGAGAAAGAAGCCACATTTTCTGGTACAGGCCTTATACACGTTCCTTTTGGACATGTTGTTGGATGTGAGAAATGGCGAGGGTCTCAGTTAGCCCAAGGAATGCAAG GGAAGATTAAACTCATCTTTGAGGAAGACCTGACACTAGTGGATTTTCACCTTTCTAACAGATTCTGTATTCTTTATATTACTGAAGCAGATCTGGTGGCAGGAAatggatataaaaaaagaattgttcgACTTAGAAAT GCCAGTAATCTTCACGGAATTATAATAGTTGAAAAAACACAGCTGAGCGAACAGTACTTTACCGCAGTTCAGAAATTTGTTGTGCTAGAACTTGGAATGGCATTACTTCCAGTGTCCAACCAAATGGAAGCATCCCAGCTTATTATCCAACTG GTCCATGAACAAACCAAAGAGCGCCATAGAAATCCATTTCTTAGGAAGAAAAGCTGCCAGCTTTCTGAATCATCAGTACTTCAAACTGTACAGCAGATACCAGGAGTTGGAAAAGTGATAGCCCTGCTTCTGTTGCAGGAGTTTGCAAGCATCCAAAAAATGTGCAATGCCTCTATCCAAGAACTTGAGGAAGTAGTTGGACATACACTAGCAGAAAAAATACATATGTTCTTTACCCAATCAAGGTGA